DNA sequence from the Vicia villosa cultivar HV-30 ecotype Madison, WI linkage group LG3, Vvil1.0, whole genome shotgun sequence genome:
AAGACTTCATATATCCCACAGATTCCATGACATCAAACTCTGAATTCCTAATGGTAAGATCTTCATTTCCAGAAATTTCACCAACATCTTCAGCCCATATGAATAGATTACAAGTATCAGCATTCTTCCAGTAAGGACATCTCCAAAACAACCTCCCCTTATTTGGCCCATTGTGACATTGATACATCACCATCCGAGCTTGACACCCACAAAACCTACCACCAAATCGCGATTTCACTGAAACAGACGACATAGGTGCAGATGAACGAAGAAGAACTAAAACGAAAGAACGAAGAAGAAGCACAAAGTGACACTGAATGAAGAATTAGggcaaaagaagaagaggaaataggTCACGATGGAggcagaagatgaagaagatgaattagGGCAAAGGAATGATGAGTGGTCCTTTTAATAACACGctggattaaaacaattaacaatTGGTTTACAAAATTTCCACCTGTCTTGACACATCAGCAGCCGTTAGTGGCTTTTAACGTCAGGGACCATTTTTTAAGACGGAAAATTTTGTAAGGACtgaaatttgaaagaaaattttgaagggacttaaaacgaaatttggtaattttatagggaccaaaaacttatttaaccatatatatatatatatatatatcaaacaacATCTAatctaatataaaaaaatattaatttataacttATACTTTTTAAAAAAGATTAGAGTATATGAGTAGTTATATATTCTAATCTTTACCatacaaattaatttaatattcacaAAAGTTAATGATAAATTTTTAACCTATACTTATTATTTTTACCTTTCAAAAGTATTGACTCGATATATAtagtctttcttttttctttctgccTAAATTTTCTCTCTCTGTGTTCGGTCTTTGTCTCGATTCTCAATTGCGAATGATAATTGCAGAAACCCCAACCCTCCTTACCCCACCCACCTTCTAGATCGACTCAGGTTCTATTCATTTTTCAATTCTCAATTTGTTTTAGCTTTTTTGCATTtattcatttgaaaaaaaaacgATTTTTATTTGTTCCTCGATCACCCTTTGAGTTTTCTGATTGATTTCGGTTGTTGggtttttctaattttgtttcaTATTATCAATCCTCTTTAGTGTATGATTTTAGGGTTCTTATTATTGGGAACTTGATTAGTTGAAATTTCAATGATGGGTAGGTGAATTTTGTATTTTGGAGAAATTGGGTTGTATCAATTTTGATTTTTTCTCTGTGTAtgtattgaattagaaaaaaaaattgattttggaaaATTCATATTCTTATGTTGTAACTCTGATTTCTGCATTTGATTTAGTGgttgaaaattgaaaatttgacATTACAATTTAATTTTTTGCTGATCACTTGGTAGGGTATCTTATTTCTTTTGGAGACCTGAGATGGTAACTGAATGACGGTGGCGATTTAAGCTGATTTCAGAAACTTTGCCCTCTGGTTCCATTTGATGTTGGAGTATATTCGTTATGGACAAAGGGCGGCAATGATTGAAGTCAGATGAAAATCCAGGAGATTGGTGTTAGTAGAGAGGGTgaagttgttattattattagtactAATGGCTTTGAAGTTTATAGCTATTTCGGCGGTTTCGACAGTGTTAAGTTTTGTAGGTCTTCAGTTTTGCACAGATTTGTCGTTAGATAAGTTTAAATCAGATGGACTGGTTGGATGGAATTCAATTCACTTGGATAATGTCGACCAGGACGTTGAGTTGCCTTTGGGATTGTATACCACCATAGGGTTACTTACGAATTGCTTGATCAATGTATTTGTCCTTCTCAATCTTTGTCTCAAGGTGAGTTTGTTGTGGAATAGTGGTCACTACCACTAGCTACTAATATAAAGTATTTATAAATTATGCGACATGTTGATAATGCGGTGTGGTTTGCGGGTTCAATATGTTTGGCAAATGATgcgtattttaatattatttgtagAGTTTTTCATGATTTATTTCAAACTAAGATAGAGGGGAAAACAAGTAGTCTCTCGAAGTAGAATAGCCAAGTGCTTGAGTGTGATTTTCATTCTCTTAGAGTTGCTATATGTAGCACCGACACTTCAATTTGAAGGTATGTCTGGTGTCCGACAGGTGTTAGTGTCTGACACCAACCATCAGGACGCCGAGACACGTGGTTACATTACTTATTCTTTTTTCTCCAATTATTATCTGTGTCTAGGTGTTAGTGTCATGTCTGATATCTATAGTTCTTCATATAAAAGAAATAAGTTCACAAAAGTCGTGATAGTCAATTATTATAACATGTTTTTACTGCATGcacagtttttttttaattgaaaacagTTTCAATAATGCTCTACATTcccgtcttttttttttttactttgtaaGTAATTTAGCAGGACAAGGATGTCCGCGATTTTTTTTCCGATGGTAGTATAAATAAGTTTTTCTTTTATCGACGTTGTTCTTTCTGTTCATGGTCCTTCTTATCACATGCAGGCTATGTTTTTCGCCGAGTTGTATCCTTCTGAATCTCGTAAATTGGTTGAACGTCTTGTTAATTATGTCATCTACAAGGTTAGTGCTTTTGAATTTCTGTGGTTTTATAAAATGCGTCTCCCTGCAAactttattcttatttattaCGTGCTGGTGCATGAACAGGGAACATTTCTTCCGTTGATTGTACCACCGACACTTTATCAGGCAGGTCTTTGGACAGCTTGGTTGGCCGTGCTTTGTTCTTTAAAGGTATTTATATTATCCTAGAAGAACCATATTGAAATTATTCCGTTGAGATtttatatgtacaaaatgttCATGATTTACATATTTTCCGTAGATGTTTCAAGCTCTGGCTAGAGATCGATTAGAGCGGCTGAATGCATCACCATCCGCCACACCATGGACATATCTTCGTGTATATTCAGCATTGTTATTCATTTTCTTAGTTGACGTTCTCTGGTACTTCTAACTCCTTTTCAATACAAGCTTGTTTAACTTTGCTATTATCATTATCATAATGGATATTCATCTTACGCCATAGTAATTTAGGCTCATGCTTTTGTTATTGTAATTTTATATCTTCGAATGCTTCTGACACTTCCCTTTTTACGCTCCTAGGATACGGCTCTGTCTTTCAATATATACAACACATGAGTCGTCTATGTTTCTGTTACTGTTCTTTGAGCCTTTAAGTATTGCTTTCGAAACCCTACAGGTATTTCAAATGCATCTTTGTAGATTTGAGATCTGCTCGCATCATGCGTTGTTTAATGAAATTGTTTATGGTGTGATATGAATTGTAGGCCATTTTAGTACATGGATTCCAGTTGCTTGACATATGGATTCATCATTCGGCTTGCAGTAGTAGTGATTTCCGACCACCTAAACTGCTTGACACATTAACTGCAGGTAATTTGCATAAAAATCGGATTATATGGTATTAAGAATATGCGAACTCCTGTTTTGCTCATTTTCTATCGAATGTCTATTGACTTTTCCATCCGAGTGTCCTAATAAAGTGGTGTAACTGTAGGTTCGTTATTGGAATGGAAGGGAGTTCTTATCCGGAACTTGGGTTTTTTCCTTGACATGGCAACGTTTCTCATGGCACTTGGTCATTACTTGTATATATGGCGGCTTCATGGCATGGCTTTCCATCTTGTAGACGCAGTGCTATTTTTAAATATACGTGTAAATATTTATTGCATATCTCTCATTCTTAATTTGACATAAATTTTACCGTCGTACTCATTTATTTTTTGTGAGCAGGCCTTGCTTAGTGCAATAATAAATCGTGTAAAAGGATTTATTAGGCTAAGGATAGCTCTAGGATCACTTCATGCAGCTCTTCCCGATGCAACCGCCGAGGAGCTAAGAGCATACGACGATGAATGTGCTATTTGTAGAGTATGCTTGTTTGCTGAATCtctgtttttctgattaatcttGGTGTTGGTTGGATATACTTTCGAGTTTCGAGTAATATGTTAATGTGATTATGACAGGAATCAATGGCTAAGGCGAAAAAGCTAAACTGCAATCACCTCTTCCATCTTGCGTGTTTGAGATCTTGGTATGTTTCAATTTTATAAGCTCTTATTTGTTTCTATTTTGTGTTCGTTTTAGTTAGTTACGACTTGTTTTTAAATTGATTCTAGGTTGGATCAAGGCCTGACTGAGATGTATACTTGTCCAACATGCCGAAAGCCGCTTTTTGCAGGCCGATCTGAAACTGAAACAAATTCAAGTACAGGGGTAATATCTAGTGACGAGCAACTTGCACGCCAAATGAGTGCAGGATTTGATCGTCAAAACTCTGCTAGACATAACATGCCAGCAGGATTGTTTCCAAATCAGACACCGAACAATGCCGAAGGCGCTCCTTGGAGGTGCAATCTTCAAACTCCATGCTACTCGGCCTTCTTTCTTTTATCCTTGGTTTTTTTGTGAGTTGTATTGATGCATTCGTTTTTGCTCATTTTACTTTTCCGTATCTAGGGGTGCAGGAATGGACTCAGGGTGGTTACATTCTTGGCCGAATCCGGGTGTTGATGGAGCTGGTCCATCTACCGCTATCAGAACAGTAGGTCTCGGAAGAGTTCAAATGATGATGAGACATCTTGCATCTGTTGGAGAAACCTATGCTCAGACCACCTTTGACGATTCTT
Encoded proteins:
- the LOC131593436 gene encoding E3 ubiquitin protein ligase RIN2-like, whose product is MALKFIAISAVSTVLSFVGLQFCTDLSLDKFKSDGLVGWNSIHLDNVDQDVELPLGLYTTIGLLTNCLINVFVLLNLCLKAMFFAELYPSESRKLVERLVNYVIYKGTFLPLIVPPTLYQAGLWTAWLAVLCSLKMFQALARDRLERLNASPSATPWTYLRVYSALLFIFLVDVLWIRLCLSIYTTHESSMFLLLFFEPLSIAFETLQAILVHGFQLLDIWIHHSACSSSDFRPPKLLDTLTAGSLLEWKGVLIRNLGFFLDMATFLMALGHYLYIWRLHGMAFHLVDAVLFLNIRALLSAIINRVKGFIRLRIALGSLHAALPDATAEELRAYDDECAICRESMAKAKKLNCNHLFHLACLRSWLDQGLTEMYTCPTCRKPLFAGRSETETNSSTGVISSDEQLARQMSAGFDRQNSARHNMPAGLFPNQTPNNAEGAPWRGAGMDSGWLHSWPNPGVDGAGPSTAIRTVGLGRVQMMMRHLASVGETYAQTTFDDSSWNLWPINPSQASASAPTPTTLPSPGVRLPGGNGGLHIRTNSRPTNDNVANVLAMAETVREVLPHIPDDMILQDLQRTNSVTVTVNNLLQM